TTGTTAATGCTAATTCTTTTCTCTGATAATATAGCGTTATTACAACGGTGATAAGTGTCAAAAAAGTAAATATTGAATTTGTAACTCCTCCAAAGTAATCACCTAATTTTGCCCAATCATCTGGATTATTAGAAATAGAATACCCATTGATTAGCCAAAACCACATGACATATGATCCAAGGGAGCCCGAAATTATTATTAGGCTGAATGTTGGAATTAGTCTTATATAATTACGCAGAAAATAATTCATTTATTCGATTAATCCCTTCCAATTTCGGCTAACGAAAGAGTCTCCTCGACGTTGCGTGTCCAAGCGCTTTAAGCGCGCCGGACTTGGCACGAGGTTCGAGGCGCCTTAGCGCCGTCCCGCGAACCGATGTGACAAAGCAATGTGCCGGAGGCCGTAGTGAGGGTTGCATTAGCAATCCCGAACGAAGCGAGGAGACGAAGTTAAGCGACGTGCCGCTCTGTTAGAATAAAATTAATCGAATAAATCCGAATGCGTTCCAGTTCTTTCGAGTATGATTATATTGCCTTCTATCTTGTAGATCAAAAGCCAATCAGGTTCAATATGACATTCACGTCGATCCTTATAATTCCCAGTTAACTTATGATCTTTGT
The window above is part of the Leptospira sanjuanensis genome. Proteins encoded here:
- a CDS encoding type II toxin-antitoxin system YafQ family toxin, which codes for MKFNPSFTTQFDKDIKLQKKRKKDLGKLKGIMSQLIDGISLSSKHKDHKLTGNYKDRRECHIEPDWLLIYKIEGNIIILERTGTHSDLFD